Genomic DNA from Candidatus Binataceae bacterium:
TCCCGACGCGACCGCCTCTTCGACGACGACCTGGATTGCCGGCGTATCTATTACCGGCAGGATTTCCTTGGGGATTACCTTGGATGCGGGAAGCATCCGGGTGCCCATCCCGGCCGCCAGGATCACTGCCTTCCTGACTCTCATGAAATAATTCTAGCCGGGTTTCAGGTCTTCTGCTCGCGAGCTTCCTGCGCCGATTTGCAGGAGATGCAGAGCGTTGTGACCGGGCGCGCCTTCAGCCGCTCGATGCCGATCTCGTTGCCGCACTCCTCGCATTTGCCGTAGGAGCCTTCTTCGAGACGCTCGAAAGCCTCGTCGATTTTGCCGAGCAGCTTGCGCTCGCGATCGCGCATGCGCAGCAGGAAGTTGCGATCCGATTCGAGCGCGGCGCGATCGGTCGGATCGGCGAAGCTTTCCTCGACGCCGTTCATCGTGTCGACGGTGCGGCCGGCTTCTTCGAGGATTTCGCGCTTACGTTCTTCGAGAATTTTGCGGAAGAGCTTGAGCTCCCTCTGCCTCATAGGTTTATCGCCGGACGAGAGCCGAGTTTTCGATCATATCGGCGGCCTGCTACCATGTAAAGGTTAGAGCCCATGAAGACTGCTTACCTTGATGCTTTCTCCGGTCTGAGCGGCGACATGCTGGTCGGCGCGATCCTCGATTGCGGCGCCGATCTCGAAGAGCTGCGCGAGGTACTCGCCACGCTGCCGGTCGGAGGCTACCGCATCGCAACGCGCCGCAAGGTCCTCAGCGGAATATCGGCAGTCAAGTTCGATGTCGATGTGAGCGAGGCGCAGCCGGAACGGCATCTTGGCGAGATCCGCAAGATGATTGAGGCGGCAAAGCTGCCCGACTCGACCCGCCGCCGCTCGATCGCGATCTTTGAAGTGCTCGGCGAGGCCGAAGCCAAGATTCACAACACGACGCCTGACCATGTGCACTTCCACGAAGTCGGCGCGGTGGATTCGATCGTCGATATAGTCGCGACCGCGTGGGGACTCGAAAACCTCGGCGTCGGCGAGGTGATGGTGTCGCCACTGCCGATGGGCCGCGGGTTTGCGCGCTCGCAACACGGCATCATTCCGGTGCCGGCTCCGGCGACGGCCGAGTTGCTGGCAGGATTTCCGGTGAAGCTGGGCGACGGTGCGGCCGAGATGGTGACGCCGACGGGAGCCGCGGTTATCCGTGCGCTCGCGCGTCCGGCTGAGATTCCGATCACCTTCGACATCGAGAAAATCGGCTACGGCGCGGGCTCGCGCGAGCTCGAGGATCGTCCCAACGTGTTGCGCATGATGATCGGGCGCGAGCGCGGCTCGCTTGCGAGCGACGAGCTAATCGAGATCGCCGCCAATATCGACGATCTGAGCCCACAGATATACGACCATGTGATGGAGCGGCTGTTTGCCGCGGGCGCGCGCGACGTGACGCTCACGCCGACGATGATGAAGAAGGGCCGCCCGGCGATCATCCTCGGCGTGCTCGGACCGGCGGCGCATCGCGACGAGATGGCGCGCGTTATCTTCGAGGAAACCTCGACGATCGGCCTCAGGTTTCACTCGGTGTCGCGGCTCAAACTGAATCGCGAGATCCGTGAAGTCGAAACGCCGTGGGGGAAGATTCGCGTCAAGATTTCTGGCCATGATCATCATGCGCCGATCACGGTCTCGCCCGAATACGACGACTGCCGCCGCGCGGCCGTCGAGCACAAGGTGGCGCTGCGCACCGTGATCGAGGAAACGCGCGAGGCGGCGCGCCGCCAATTTGGTTGAGATGGCTTCCGGGCTTCAAATCAACGAGATCTTCTACAGCGTCCAGGGCGAATCGACCTACGCCGGACGGGCGTGCGTGTTCGTGCGCCTCACGGGATGCAACCTGCGCTGCAAGTGGTGCGACACCGAGTACGCGTTCTACGAAGGCCGCCGCATGGCGCTGGAGGAAATCCTCGATGCGGTGCGAGCGTATCAATGCGATCTCGTCGAGATAACCGGCGGTGAGCCGCTGCTCCAGGAAGGCGTCTATCCGCTGATGGACGCGATGCTCGCGCGCGGCATGACCGTGATGCTCGAGACGTCGGGCGCGAGCGACGTGAGCCGCGTCGATCCGCGCGTGATCAAGATCATGGATTTGAAGTGCCCGCTGAGCGGCGAGTCATCGCGCAACCTGTGGAGCAACCTGAAGCATCTGACGCTGAGCGACGAAGTCAAATTCGTGATCGCGGGACGCGAGGACTACGAATGGACACGCGGGGTGATCGCCGAGCACATGCTGGCAGCGCGTGTCGGCGCGATCCTGCTGAGCCCCGCATTCGGCCTCATCGAGCCGCGGATGCTGACCGAGTGGATGCTCGAAGACCGCCTGCCCGCGCGCATCCAACTCCAGATGCACAAGCACATATGGCCCCCCGACACTCGCGGCGTCTGACCTAGAACGGCGACGAATTCTGCTGACGCCAGATCTCGCTTATTTGATTGTCGGCGTTGGTATTGTTGAGCACGACGATCGCGCCCGACTCAGCTGTCGCGAGACTCTGCGTGTAGGTCCCCGAGCACGCCAGCGACGACCCGGTGAACACAAACGATGCGGTGCCGCTGCCGTCCGCGTTGACCCTATAAATACCCTTCGAGCTGACGTTGGTGCAGATCGTGCCGTTGAACACGAAAGATTCGTGACCCGAGATATTGCCTTTACCGTCAGCGGTGATAACGGCCGTACCGTTGATCGGCAGCAGCGAGGTTCCATCGATTACCGAACCCTGAAACGTGCTCGCGTATGA
This window encodes:
- the larC gene encoding nickel pincer cofactor biosynthesis protein LarC; its protein translation is MKTAYLDAFSGLSGDMLVGAILDCGADLEELREVLATLPVGGYRIATRRKVLSGISAVKFDVDVSEAQPERHLGEIRKMIEAAKLPDSTRRRSIAIFEVLGEAEAKIHNTTPDHVHFHEVGAVDSIVDIVATAWGLENLGVGEVMVSPLPMGRGFARSQHGIIPVPAPATAELLAGFPVKLGDGAAEMVTPTGAAVIRALARPAEIPITFDIEKIGYGAGSRELEDRPNVLRMMIGRERGSLASDELIEIAANIDDLSPQIYDHVMERLFAAGARDVTLTPTMMKKGRPAIILGVLGPAAHRDEMARVIFEETSTIGLRFHSVSRLKLNREIREVETPWGKIRVKISGHDHHAPITVSPEYDDCRRAAVEHKVALRTVIEETREAARRQFG
- the dksA gene encoding RNA polymerase-binding protein DksA; protein product: MRQRELKLFRKILEERKREILEEAGRTVDTMNGVEESFADPTDRAALESDRNFLLRMRDRERKLLGKIDEAFERLEEGSYGKCEECGNEIGIERLKARPVTTLCISCKSAQEAREQKT
- a CDS encoding radical SAM protein; the encoded protein is MASGLQINEIFYSVQGESTYAGRACVFVRLTGCNLRCKWCDTEYAFYEGRRMALEEILDAVRAYQCDLVEITGGEPLLQEGVYPLMDAMLARGMTVMLETSGASDVSRVDPRVIKIMDLKCPLSGESSRNLWSNLKHLTLSDEVKFVIAGREDYEWTRGVIAEHMLAARVGAILLSPAFGLIEPRMLTEWMLEDRLPARIQLQMHKHIWPPDTRGV